In a genomic window of Rhopalosiphum maidis isolate BTI-1 chromosome 4, ASM367621v3, whole genome shotgun sequence:
- the LOC113557129 gene encoding rhomboid-related protein 2 — protein MSQQQHQQFQSIPLDTVESQWEILFNRFDRNRDGKISINELHHVLKQGAGEQYNVPPKILAIISQKADHNQDGYINFREFLHLMEQEPIAKNLTTNFFNKYIHYTIVPRGPPRLRTGGLDHTDGDYEDEYSCNPPALCMVIVSLIEVIFFTWDVIKMKSPESIQGPMASMFIYNPHRRREAWRFLSYMFVHVGQTHLIVNLIVQLLLGVPLEMVHRGWRVVLIYLSGVLAGSLATSVTDPSVYLAGASGGVYALITAHVATIIINWSEMEFAIYQLLTFTFLIFFDFGSSIYNRYYVNVDNQIGYTAHLAGAIAGLLVGVYTLRNLNVRPWEKKLCWLCFVIYVLLTGSGIMWNLIFPEHFSKEQY, from the exons ATGTCTCAACAGCAACATCAGCAATTCCAAAGCATACCCCTGGATACTGTCGAatcg caatgggaaattttatttaatcgc tttgacAGAAATCGTGATGGTAAAATATCTATCAATGAGTTACATCATGTCTTAAAACAAGGAGCTGGTGAACAATACAATGTACCTCCTAAAATTTTAGCGATAATTTCACAGAAAGCTGATCACAACCAAGATGGATATATTAACTTTAGAGAATTTTTACATTTG atGGAACAAGAACCAATAGCTAAAAATTTGactacaaatttttttaacaaatacattCATTATACAATTGTACCAAGAGGACCTCCTAGATTGCGTACTGGAGGATTGGATCATACTGATGGTGATTATGAAGATGAATACTCTTGTAATCCACCAGCATTATGTATGGTTATTGTTAGTCTGATTGAA gtaatatttttcacttgggatgttataaaaatgaaatcacCAGAATCAATCCAAGGCCCTATGGCTTCAATGTTTATTTACAATCCTCATCGTAGACGTGAAGCTTGGAGATTTCTGTCCTATATGTTTGTACATGTTGG ACAAACTCATTTGATTGTAAACTTAATTGTGCAGTTATTACTTGGAGTACCATTGGAGATGGTTCATCGTGGTTGGAgagtagtattaatttatttatcgggAGTTTTAGCTGGTTCTCTAGCCACGTCAGTAACTGACCCTTCAGTTTATTTAGCTGGTGCTTCTGGAGGTGTTTATGCTTTGATCACAGCACATGTAGctactataattata aattggTCTGAAATGGAGTTTGCTATTTACCAACTCTTGACATTTACTTTTCTGATTTTCTTTGATTTTGGATCATCTATTTACAATCGCTATTATGTTAATGTGGACAATCag attggtTATACTGCACACTTGGCTGGTGCTATTGCTGGTCTACTCGTTGGAGTGTACACTTTACGAAATCTTAACGTTCGCCCatgggaaaaaaaattatgttggtTATGTTTTGTCATTTATGTGTTATTGACAGGCTCAGGTATAATgtggaatttaatatttcctgaacatttttcaaaagaacaatattaa
- the LOC113559387 gene encoding uncharacterized protein LOC113559387, giving the protein MRWSTKACLSAILLLLVSSTANTSFWDTIPVVSQLKSAVQAIAGDSEAARQTQINFANQMPVVSQIKSAVEAATGDEQAARRTQIHFLKNAETLVDGTPVVGHIKGGIHMLAGEKERGLDIIRGATSTTGAVIGGVLGGPAGAVAGGLATDVMITNIDTAVAAANDDDPQIKPYGMVDYLMNIDKKSVGEHFDVITGMGADVAGGMMAKKTSGGGGKSSAATKPNKPLRMTNVDQSKPITFGAGEGSRTQPGVTTIVRDGVEVHANSVAIKDGMEVNKFELEVDRPVQVLDDAAEYEALRPKPGDKPFMSVAVDLDSPMVERNLHPAQFDKTALEVSRLGGGGDGQRWFTPLTGLDVKYLDRVRQVDFRVINDVGGTTNCYFCTAAAFKGCSVSTLTTAYRIKPMSVWNAASVATMVDVFKRIGLSGTTFRQFADRTALINHLDAAIAPGNKASYALAYVHADGDHVVSLRAWKNSSPSSPVSTLIADYQAPLPGRPFSDRFKASVPASNNYFLFSFEKEYFNTEPFNGKKLSGDNSIKRLATTDIESPDVAKRKLE; this is encoded by the coding sequence ATGAGATGGTCGACAAAGGCATGTCTAAGCGCAATCCTGCTCCTGCTGGTGTCGTCGACGGCGAACACTAGTTTCTGGGACACCATTCCAGTGGTGTCGCAACTAAAGTCGGCCGTGCAGGCGATCGCCGGCGACTCGGAGGCGGCGCGGCAGACACAAATCAACTTCGCCAACCAGATGCCGGTGGTATCGCAGATCAAGTCGGCCGTGGAGGCGGCCACCGGTGACGAGCAGGCGGCCCGCCGCACGCAGatacactttttgaaaaacgcAGAGACACTGGTAGACGGTACGCCGGTGGTCGGCCACATCAAGGGCGGCATACACATGTTGGCCGGCGAGAAGGAACGCGGGCTGGACATCATCCGGGGCGCGACCAGCACCACTGGCGCCGTTATCGGCGGCGTGCTGGGCGGACCGGCTGGCGCGGTCGCCGGTGGCCTGGCCACGGACGTGATGATAACGAACATAGATACGGCGGTCGCGGCCGCTAACGACGACGACCCGCAAATCAAACCGTACGGCATGGTCGATTATCTGATGAACATCGACAAGAAGTCTGTCGGCGAACACTTTGACGTGATCACGGGCATGGGCGCGGACGTGGCAGGCGGCATGATGGCGAAAAAAACCAGTGGCGGTGGTGGCAAATCGTCCGCGGCGACGAAACCGAACAAGCCACTGCGAATGACTAACGTCGATCAGTCAAAACCCATAACGTTCGGCGCCGGAGAGGGCAGCCGAACGCAACCGGGCGTGACCACCATCGTCAGGGATGGTGTAGAGGTGCACGCCAACAGTGTGGCGATCAAGGACGGGATGGAGGTGAACAAGTTCGAACTGGAGGTAGACCGGCCGGTGCAGGTACTGGACGACGCGGCCGAGTACGAGGCGCTCAGGCCCAAGCCCGGCGACAAACCATTCATGTCGGTCGCAGTCGACCTGGACAGCCCCATGGTCGAGCGGAACCTGCACCCGGCCCAGTTCGACAAGACGGCGCTGGAAGTGTCCCGTCTGGGAGGCGGCGGCGATGGCCAACGGTGGTTCACCCCGTTAACCGGCCTGGACGTCAAGTACCTGGACCGGGTCCGTCAAGTGGACTTCCGCGTCATCAATGACGTGGGCGGCACGACCAACTGCTACTTCTGCACTGCGGCCGCGTTCAAGGGGTGCTCGGTGAGCACGCTAACGACCGCCTATCGCATCAAGCCCATGAGCGTCTGGAACGCCGCGTCCGTGGCCACCATGGTGGACGTGTTCAAGCGGATCGGGCTGTCAGGCACCACGTTCCGCCAGTTCGCCGACCGCACCGCCCTTATAAACCACTTGGACGCGGCCATCGCTCCCGGCAACAAGGCTTCGTACGCACTGGCCTATGTCCACGCCGATGGTGACCACGTGGTCTCGCTGCGGGCGTGGAAGAATTCGTCGCCAAGCTCGCCCGTCAGCACTCTGATCGCGGACTACCAGGCGCCGTTGCCCGGCAGACCGTTTTCGGACCGGTTCAAAGCGTCCGTGCCGGCGTCAAACAATTACTTCCTGTTTTCGTTCGAAAAGGAATACTTCAACACAGAACCGTTCAATGGTAAGAAACTCAGCGGCGACAACAGCATCAAACGGTTGGCGACGACCGACATCGAGAGCCCAGACGTCGCGAAGCGTAAACTCGAGTAG
- the LOC113557128 gene encoding equilibrative nucleoside transporter 1 has product MDEQDPLVFVDTVNNRLFGLPEVLDKNVDDIIVNECDAVLTKPPDRYNFGFLIFYILGTCLLLPWYFFMTANDYWMYKLRNLPNETQVIFLLPYDNDQHSRLQANFTSFLTIAASVPSSLTLLFNTYLANKMSIHFRMISSLMLMLILFTITTILVNLDSDSWQILFFMITLGTVILLNIGSSIMQGAVFNLVSFFDSSYMKATVCGQALGGIVAALAQILALWWGASSVHSAFVYFLFADLFILISLVLYAILVKTNIYKYYVQDIPASAWIRRSSSTQYALLGNEQTPTVNTYAVLKKIWKLGLSTFYNFLVTMSVYPAVTVLITSVNKEHTAWTDTYFLPVIAYLLFSTCDFLGRVMSNLIKLPVNSSWPSAILSALRTIFIPLMMFCNAKPRYYLPVLINNDQLYAVIMSIFGFTNGIVSNITMASIPYFVEKHEQEVASSLMITFLGIGISTGSLISFGMVNLL; this is encoded by the exons ATGGACGAACAGGATCCTCTTGTATTTGTTGACACAGTCAACAATAGATTATTTGGGCTTCCTGAAGTATTGGATAAAAATGTGGATGATATAATTGTTAACGAATGTGATGCTGTCTTAACAAAACCACCAGATcg gtacaattttggatttttaatattttatatacttggcACTTGTCTTCTACTTCCATGGTACTTTTTTATGACTGCAAATGAT taCTGGATGTATAAATTACGAAACTTGCCAAATGAAACCCAAGTGATTTTTCTCCTGCCATATGACAATGATCAACATTCAAGACTTCAAGCTAACTTTACTTCTTTTCTTACCATTGCTGCATCTGTTCCTAGTTCACTAACcttattattcaatacatatttagcTAATAA gatgTCAATTCATTTTCGAATGATCAGTTCATTGATGTTAATGCTTATTTTGTTCACAATTACcacaattttagttaatttggATTCTGATTCATGGCAAATATTGTTCTTTATGATTACTTTAGgaacagttattttattaaaca ttgggaGTTCTATAATGCAAGGAGCTGTGTTCAATTTAGTCAGCTTTTTTGATAGTAGCTACATGAAAGCAACTGTATGTGGTCAAGCATTGGGAGGTATTGTCGCTGCATTAGCTCAGATATTGGCTTTGTGGTGGGGTGCATCGTCTGTCCACAGTGCCtttgtttatttcttatttgcCGATTTATTCATCTTGATCTCTCTAGTATTATACgctattttagtaaaaaca aatatttataagtattatgttcAAGACATACCTGCAAGCGCATGGATTAGACGTTCATCTTCTACACAATATGCTTTACTCGGTAATGAACAAACCCCTACAGTTAATACATATGCAGTTTTAAAaaag atATGGAAATTGGGATTGAgcacattttacaattttttagttacaatGTCTGTATACCCAGCAGTTACTGTACTAATAACTTCAGTGAACAAAGAACACACTGCCTGGacag atacttattttttaccgGTGATAGCATATTTACTTTTCAGTACTTGTGATTTCTTAGGGAGAGTTATGTCAAACCTCATAAAAttg ccaGTCAATAGTAGTTGGCCATCCGCAATATTATCTGCTTTAAGAACTATTTTTATTCCCTTGATGATGTTCTGTAATGCTAAGCCTCGGTATTATTTACCTGTCTTAATAAACAATGATCAGTTGTATGCAGTTATTATGTCTATCTTTGGTTTTACCAATGGTATAGTTTCTAATATCACAATGGCTTCTATTCCCTA CTTTGTTGAAAAGCATGAACAAGAAGTAGCGAGTTCGTTGATGATTACATTCCTTGGTATTGGTATTTCTACAGGTTCATTGATAAGTTTTGGCATggttaatttactataa
- the LOC113559386 gene encoding two pore calcium channel protein 1-like, which yields MTDYSRFEDDIIVNSYHAQSPNRNGDVPLSINDSTIPNEDGENIDLRNHFDGRLDVIFSDGDRRIDVNQFWEMNYHEASIFLEEGENNEKFDSHPHEPEALPAYLLVHNDWYYGMDLATSLVLIVLAFAEDPATPPFKMPIALHSIIELFALAVIGLGLALKLRWMGWLTILKHKRTMLKCITLTIMIVEAFVVLIRQTSHFRVSRALRPIFLVDTHYLGGVRRFIRQILQSLPPIFDMLLLIFFFVTVYSVLGYYLFKSTTDVHNHFDTLFNSFVNMFVLLTTANFPDIMMPAYSKSKWYSLFFISYLCIVLYLLMNLMLAVVYETFTSIERDKFRKLLLHKRQACKNAFKLLLTKENPNQMEFAQFEGVMRYYAPKKGNRDLLVMFRYLNTSGTGSLTIEEFYGIYDSVMMTWQPQALDTPWYFTASPTVQRICQTANSIISWPYFDHIFYVLTTLNGIAMIERGMQSYPSLQTSVLAFSAGWDTCFFLACFTLEVALKTLGMGLERYFSSGWNLYDFVVTFGGLIAVISLRLFPDFVYVVVFRPLKLLRLFKLKKRYRDIIGTMAILSPLIKSAGCVMLVMYYFFAIIGMELFAGYDMRNCCNGTNIETYYKYTPDKSGYYYLNTFPNLAVSLVTLFELTVVNNWFVVMNGYATKVHAASRAYFVLFYLFTMVVLTIVVASVLEAFRFRIQYKKQTTKRDEEKLLHEEIELKWEDVMNYVKDFQALQKYRSDMFVGVGKISFLGSRPRNRQVLQRRMYRHEIEQWMQEAAAIDRRL from the exons ATGACTGACTACTCAAGATTTGAAgacgatattattgttaactcATATCATGCCCAATCACCTA accGCAATGGAGATGTTCCATTAAGTATTAATGATTCAACAATACCAAATGAAGATGgtgaaaatatagatttaagaAATCACTTTGACGGTCGCCTTGATGTGATATTTAGTGATGGTGATCGTAGAATAGATGTAAATCAATTTTGGGAGATGAACTACCATGAAGCATCTATATTCCTAGaa gaaggagaaaataatgaaaaatttgattCTCATCCACATGAACCTGAAGCTCTTCCAGCTTACCTATTGGTACACAATGATTGGTACTATGGAATGGATTTAGCTACATCATTAGTTTTGATTGTATTAGCATTTGCAGAAGATCCAGCCACACCACCATTTAAA ATGCCAATTGCTCTACACAGTATTATTGAACTGTTTGCCTTGGCAGTAATTGGTCTTGGTTTAGCATTAAAACTTAGATGGATGGGTTGGttaacaattttgaaacaCAAACGGACCATGTTAAAA tgtattACATTGACAATAATGATTGTTGAAGCATTTGTAGTGTTGATACGTCAAACATCTCATTTCCGAGTATCAAGAGCATTGAGGCCAATTTTCTTAGTCGATACTCATTACCTGGGCGGTGTTCGGCGATTTATTCGACAAATACTCCAATCATTACCTCCAATATTTGATATGttgttgttgatatttttttttgtcactgTATACTCTGTGCTtgggtattatttattcaaaagtacTACAGATGTACACAACCATTTTGACACTTTATTTAACAGTTTTGTCAATATGTTTGTTTTGTTAACTACAGCCAA ttttccaGATATCATGATGCCAGCTTATTCAAAATCTAAGTGGTATTCTCTGTTCTTTATTTCATACTTATGCATTGTATTATATCTTCTCATGAATTTG atGTTGGCtgtggtttatgaaacattcacTAGTATTGAAAGAGATAAATTCCGAAAATTACTATTGCACAAACGCCAAGCatgtaaaaatgcatttaaactaCTTTTGACTAAAGAAAATCCTAACCAAATGGAGTTTGCTCAGTTTGAAGGAGTAATGAGATATTATGCCCCCAAAAAAg GCAACCGAGATTTATTAGTGATGTTTAGATATTTGAACACAAGTGGAACTGGTTCATTGACCATTGAAGAATTTTACGGGATATATGACTCTGTAATGATGACTTGGCAACCACAAGCTTTAGATACACCTTGGTACTTCACAGCATCTCCTACAGTACAACGAATTTGTCAAACtgcaaattcaataatttcatgGCCATACTTtgatcatatatttt atgttTTAACGACCTTGAATGGTATTGCAATGATTGAACGAGGAATGCAATCTTATCCTAGTTTACAAACCTCAGTACTTGCATTTAGTGCCGGATGGGACACTTGCTTCTTCTTAGCat gtTTTACTCTAGAAGTAGCATTGAAGACACTTGGCATGGGATTAGAGCGCTATTTTTCATCTGGCTGGAATTTATACGACTTTGTTGTGACCTTTGGAGGTTTGATTGCAGTAATATCTCTACGTCTGTTTCCAGATTTTGTCTATGTAGTCGTTTTTAGACCACTTAAGTTGTTGCGATTGTTTAAATTGAAGAAGCGCTATCGAGACATTATTGGTACTATGGCAATCTTATCACCTTTAATTAAGTCAGCTGGATGTGTTATGCTCgtcatgtattatttttttgccaTAATTGGAATGGAACTGTTTGCTGGTTATGATATGAGAAATTGTtgcaa tggcacaaacattgaaacatattataaatacactcCTGACAAAtctggttattattatttaaacactttTCCTAATTTGGCTGTCAGTCTTGtaacattatttgaattaacgGTTGTGAATAATTGGTTCGTTGTGATGAATGGATATGCGACTAAAGTTCATGCTGCTAGTCGAGCAtactttgtattattttatctcttCACCATGGTTGTGTTAACTATAGTTGTTGCATCAGTTCTTGAAGCTTTTAGGTTCCGAATTCAATACAAAAAGCAAACTACAAAACGAGacg AGGAAAAATTGCTCCATGAGGAGATTGAATTAAAATGGGAAGatgttatgaattatgtaaaAGATTTCCAAGCATTACAAAAATACCGATCAGATATGTTTGTTGGAGTT ggTAAAATATCATTTCTGGGAAGTCGACCAAGAAATCGTCAAGTATTACAGCGACGAATGTATAGACATGAAATTGAACAATGGATGCAAGAAGCTGCTGCTATTGATAGACGTCTATAA